The Chitinophaga parva genomic sequence CGGTCAGGGTCTTTACCTTTCAGGATAGTGCTGGTGACCATCCCGTTGGAATCCAGTGCATAAACAGGAGGGGTGGGTACCAGCAGTTTATTGATCTCCGCGGTGATGGTAAAGGTGTTAGTGGAAGTGTTCACAAAGGCGTAGCCCCCGCCGAGCCGCAGGTTGATGGGCAGGAAGCTTTTCCGGGTCTTATCATCCGTGTAAGAGAGCTTGGTGCCAATGTTGGTAAGGCTTACGCCAAAGCAGTAGCGGTTATTGAAATCAATATTATCCGCGGAGTTCTGATAGTAAAAACCTACATCGCCGGCAAATGCGGATGCCGGCTTTTGCTGCAGGCTGTTGTAGTTGCCCTGCCCCAGCTGACTGCGGATGTAGCGCAGGGAAATGGCCAGGGAAGTTTTGCGCCCCAGCTTGCGGGCGTAAGCGCCGTCTATGGCGTATTCCTTTGGATTGTAGTCCTGCAGCACCGAGCCGTTATCGTCGCGAAACGTGACGGTGCCGTAGTTGAAATATTTCATGGACACGCCCACGGCCTGTGCCTGGTCAGGGCCAAACGTCGTATAGGCGGCTACGTTAGCCATATTGGACTGGCTGTTATTGATCTCCCACATCCAGGGGGAGTAACTGGCGCTGACGCCCCATGGGCCGGCAAATACGA encodes the following:
- the porV gene encoding type IX secretion system outer membrane channel protein PorV gives rise to the protein MMQKHLLPILLACTLAVPSLGMAQKNDERPPAVGASFLQVNPDARSAATGNAPTGLSPDVSSLWSNAAKIVFAGPWGVSASYSPWMWEINNSQSNMANVAAYTTFGPDQAQAVGVSMKYFNYGTVTFRDDNGSVLQDYNPKEYAIDGAYARKLGRKTSLAISLRYIRSQLGQGNYNSLQQKPASAFAGDVGFYYQNSADNIDFNNRYCFGVSLTNIGTKLSYTDDKTRKSFLPINLRLGGGYAFVNTSTNTFTITAEINKLLVPTPPVYALDSNGMVTSTILKGKDPDRGVVDAIFSSFGDAPGGFQEELREFTIGGGIEYAYKQTFFLRAGYFYEHPNKGYRQNFSTGIGLRFSRIGLDMAYLIPTDHLVYQRKILQFTLSYGIGNNSNNNLPGGQ